The following proteins are co-located in the Microbacterium sp. Clip185 genome:
- the gyrA gene encoding DNA gyrase subunit A, with product MTDEERPTTEPAEHDHGRIDQVDLQSEMQRSYLDYAMSVIVGRALPRVEDGLKPVHRRVIYGMYDGGFRPDKSFSKCARVVGEVMGQYHPHGDSPIYEALVRLVQPWSLRYPLALGQGNFGSPGNQGAAAPRYTETKMAPLALEMVRDIEEDTVDFVDNYDGQTQEPVVLPARFPNLLVNGSVGIAVGMATNIPPHNLREVADGVLWALDHPEATQEELLEALIQRIKGPDFPTSAQILGTRGIIEAYRTGRGSITMRAVVNIEEIQGRTCLVITELPYQVNPDNVAVKIRDLARDGKITGIADIRDESSDRTGQRLVVVLKRDAVAKVVLNNLYKHTQLQDNFGANMLAIVDGVPRTLSLDGFVSHWITHQIDVIVRRTAFRLRKAEERMHILRGYLKALDALDEVIALIRASATVDDARGGLKKLLDIDDIQADAILQMQLRRLAALERQKIIDEAEELQAQITDYQDILATPARQRTIVREELTEIVAKYGDERRTQILYGFDGDMSVEDLIPEEEMVLTITRAGYIKRTRSDNYRSQHRGGKGVKGAQLRADDVVEHFFVTTTHHWLLFFTNKGRVYRAKAYEVPEAGRDAKGQHVANLLALQPDEEIAQILDIRDYAAATYLVLATRGGLVKKTRLSEYDTNRQGGVIAIRLREEDELVSALLVDESDDILLVSRHGMSLRFTATDASLRPMGRSTEGVKGMSFRGDDSLLSASVASVDGDVFVVTEGGYAKRTDVDQYRVQSRGGLGIKVAKLHEDRGDLAGALIVGDDDEVLVVLASGKVVRSAVAEVPAKGRDTMGVVFARPDDDDRIIAIARNSERRLADAADADASQETEAAATVPEESTDA from the coding sequence ATGACTGACGAAGAGCGTCCGACGACGGAGCCCGCCGAGCACGACCACGGTCGCATCGACCAGGTCGACCTGCAGTCCGAGATGCAGCGCAGCTACCTCGACTACGCCATGAGCGTGATCGTCGGCCGCGCGCTTCCGCGCGTCGAGGACGGCCTCAAGCCGGTGCACCGTCGCGTGATCTACGGCATGTACGACGGCGGCTTCCGGCCCGACAAGTCGTTCTCGAAGTGCGCCCGCGTCGTCGGCGAGGTCATGGGTCAGTACCACCCGCACGGCGACTCGCCCATCTACGAGGCGCTCGTGCGTCTGGTCCAGCCGTGGTCGTTGCGCTATCCGCTGGCACTCGGCCAGGGCAACTTCGGCTCGCCCGGCAACCAGGGCGCCGCAGCCCCGCGCTACACCGAGACCAAGATGGCCCCGCTCGCGCTCGAGATGGTGCGCGACATCGAGGAAGACACCGTCGACTTCGTCGACAACTACGACGGGCAGACGCAGGAGCCGGTCGTTCTGCCCGCGCGGTTCCCGAACCTCCTCGTCAACGGATCCGTCGGTATCGCCGTCGGCATGGCCACCAACATCCCGCCGCACAACCTCCGCGAGGTCGCCGACGGTGTGCTGTGGGCGCTCGATCACCCGGAGGCGACGCAGGAGGAGCTGCTCGAGGCGCTCATCCAGCGCATCAAGGGTCCGGACTTCCCGACATCCGCGCAGATCCTCGGCACGCGCGGCATCATCGAGGCGTACCGCACGGGGCGCGGCTCGATCACGATGCGCGCGGTCGTCAACATCGAGGAGATCCAGGGCCGCACCTGCCTCGTGATCACCGAGCTGCCGTACCAGGTCAACCCCGACAACGTCGCCGTCAAGATCCGCGACCTCGCCCGCGACGGCAAGATCACCGGCATCGCCGACATTCGCGATGAGTCGAGCGACCGCACCGGTCAGCGACTCGTGGTCGTCCTCAAGCGGGACGCGGTCGCCAAGGTCGTCCTGAACAACCTGTACAAGCACACGCAGCTGCAGGACAACTTCGGCGCGAACATGCTGGCGATCGTCGACGGTGTGCCGCGCACCCTGTCGCTCGACGGCTTCGTCTCGCACTGGATCACGCACCAGATCGACGTGATCGTGCGCCGTACCGCGTTCCGCCTGCGCAAGGCCGAAGAGCGCATGCACATCCTGCGCGGGTACCTGAAGGCGCTCGATGCGCTCGACGAGGTCATCGCCCTCATCCGCGCGTCCGCGACGGTCGACGATGCGCGCGGCGGCCTGAAGAAGCTGCTCGACATCGATGACATCCAGGCCGATGCGATCCTGCAGATGCAGCTGCGTCGTCTGGCCGCCCTCGAGCGCCAGAAGATCATCGACGAGGCCGAGGAGCTGCAGGCGCAGATCACGGACTACCAGGACATCCTGGCCACGCCCGCCCGTCAGCGCACGATCGTGCGCGAGGAGCTCACCGAGATCGTCGCGAAGTACGGCGACGAGCGTCGCACGCAGATCCTCTACGGGTTCGACGGCGACATGTCGGTGGAAGACCTGATTCCGGAAGAGGAGATGGTGCTCACCATCACCCGCGCCGGCTACATCAAGCGCACGCGCAGCGACAACTATCGCTCCCAGCACCGGGGCGGCAAGGGCGTCAAGGGCGCGCAACTGCGCGCCGACGACGTGGTGGAGCACTTCTTCGTCACGACCACCCACCACTGGCTGCTGTTCTTCACGAACAAGGGCCGCGTCTACCGCGCCAAGGCCTACGAGGTGCCCGAGGCCGGCCGCGACGCGAAGGGTCAGCACGTCGCCAACCTGCTCGCGCTGCAGCCGGACGAGGAGATCGCGCAGATCCTCGACATCCGCGACTACGCGGCCGCGACGTATCTCGTGCTCGCCACCCGCGGCGGACTCGTGAAGAAGACGCGCCTGTCGGAGTACGACACGAACCGACAGGGCGGCGTCATCGCCATCCGCCTGCGCGAGGAGGACGAGCTCGTCAGCGCGCTCCTGGTCGACGAGAGCGACGACATCCTGTTGGTCAGCCGTCACGGAATGTCGCTGCGCTTCACGGCGACCGATGCGTCGCTGCGGCCCATGGGCCGCTCCACCGAGGGCGTCAAGGGAATGTCGTTCCGCGGCGACGACAGCCTGTTGTCGGCGTCCGTCGCCTCCGTCGACGGCGACGTGTTCGTGGTGACCGAGGGCGGGTACGCCAAGCGTACGGATGTGGACCAGTACCGCGTCCAGAGCCGCGGCGGACTGGGCATCAAGGTGGCCAAATTGCACGAGGATCGGGGCGATCTGGCGGGCGCTCTGATCGTCGGAGACGACGACGAGGTCCTTGTGGTTCTTGCCAGTGGCAAGGTGGTACGCTCTGCCGTGGCCGAGGTCCCTGCGAAGGGTCGCGACACCATGGGCGTCGTTTTCGCCCGACCGGATGATGACGACCGGATCATCGCGATCGCCCGCAACAGCGAGCGGCGCCTTGCGGATGCAGCGGACGCCGATGCATCCCAGGAGACCGAGGCGGCCGCCACCGTTCCCGAGGAGAGTACTGACGCATGA
- a CDS encoding PIG-L family deacetylase produces MVRWRVLSAAAVLVAALGMGGCAAGGQQPPHPTIENTSPAAPTNTLAAGDVQTIIDRCATKLAIDPASLGAQISAATQPAAEAALFFATSEQCADIPSALGRTDVSSFTSPLSFIEQPCAGRTVVSFWAHYDDDLIFGNPVIDDELADGGCVRTFFFTYSDAGEGESTYASEREKGIRAAYDAMLGRSGEWVDRSVTLASGMTVTMTKPSDDERVSLLFLRLPDGGLSGTTFIYTGQQTLEKLLSGALPSLRTIDEGRSVSVATLEKSIAEILAGYAPDRVLTHLPKEAHDSAGDHPDHSSVGTLVSRAVDAGAAPSAQVEYAIGYPSAERPANITGTQLERKASLFAVYAAHDPVIGCSSAPSCLARAHFGDWLQREYLIPQADLTLG; encoded by the coding sequence GTGGTGCGATGGCGTGTTCTCTCCGCTGCGGCCGTGCTGGTCGCGGCCCTCGGGATGGGTGGGTGCGCGGCGGGTGGACAGCAGCCGCCTCATCCGACGATCGAGAACACGTCCCCCGCTGCTCCGACCAACACGCTCGCCGCGGGGGATGTGCAGACGATCATCGACCGCTGCGCCACGAAGCTGGCGATCGACCCCGCATCTCTCGGCGCCCAGATCTCGGCGGCCACCCAGCCGGCGGCGGAGGCGGCGCTCTTCTTCGCAACGTCGGAGCAGTGTGCGGACATCCCGTCGGCTTTGGGGCGCACGGATGTCTCCTCGTTCACCTCGCCGCTGAGTTTCATCGAACAGCCCTGCGCAGGCCGCACGGTCGTCTCCTTCTGGGCGCACTACGACGACGACCTGATCTTCGGCAATCCGGTCATCGACGATGAGCTCGCCGACGGGGGCTGCGTCCGCACGTTCTTCTTCACCTACTCCGATGCGGGAGAGGGCGAGTCCACCTACGCGAGTGAGCGCGAGAAGGGTATCCGCGCCGCCTACGACGCCATGCTCGGTCGCAGCGGGGAGTGGGTCGACCGATCGGTCACACTCGCGAGCGGCATGACGGTCACGATGACGAAGCCGAGTGACGACGAACGTGTGTCCCTCCTCTTCCTGCGGCTTCCGGATGGCGGACTCAGCGGCACGACGTTCATCTACACCGGTCAGCAGACGCTCGAGAAGCTGCTCAGCGGCGCGCTCCCGTCGCTGCGCACGATCGACGAGGGGCGATCCGTGTCCGTCGCAACGCTGGAGAAGTCGATCGCCGAGATCCTCGCCGGTTACGCGCCCGATCGTGTACTCACACACCTGCCGAAGGAGGCGCACGACTCGGCGGGCGACCACCCCGACCACTCGTCCGTCGGCACGCTCGTCTCGCGCGCCGTGGATGCGGGCGCCGCGCCCAGCGCGCAGGTCGAGTATGCGATCGGCTATCCGTCGGCCGAGCGACCCGCGAACATCACCGGAACGCAACTGGAGCGCAAGGCCTCGCTGTTCGCGGTGTACGCCGCGCACGATCCCGTGATCGGTTGCTCCTCGGCACCCAGCTGCCTCGCCCGCGCGCACTTCGGAGACTGGCTGCAGCGGGAATACCTCATCCCGCAGGCAGACCTCACGCTCGGCTGA
- a CDS encoding type VII secretion target, with amino-acid sequence MTENIALDFDRLRQHAALVTSLADDVTGAISMLKGGDLASNAFGILCAFLVPPSMAMSAAATGLFGADQSLLLRTAGELRDTAAQWEQFEDDTVTTLRDLENALGL; translated from the coding sequence ATGACCGAGAACATCGCCCTTGATTTCGATCGGCTCCGGCAGCATGCCGCGCTGGTCACCTCGCTTGCCGATGACGTCACCGGCGCCATCTCGATGCTGAAGGGAGGCGATCTCGCCTCCAACGCCTTCGGCATCCTGTGCGCCTTCCTCGTTCCGCCCTCGATGGCGATGTCCGCGGCGGCGACCGGTCTCTTCGGCGCGGATCAGTCCCTGCTGCTTCGCACCGCGGGAGAGCTGCGCGACACCGCGGCGCAATGGGAGCAGTTCGAGGACGACACGGTCACCACCCTCCGCGACCTCGAGAATGCGCTGGGCCTGTGA
- a CDS encoding peptidylprolyl isomerase yields MPQHTAVATFHTNHGDIVVNLFGDHAPRTVQNFVGLADGTGEWTDPSTGQPGSGPLYNGVIFHRIIPGFMIQGGDPLGQGVGGPGYTFNDEIHPELTFQKPYLLAMANAGQRRNAITGAVEGTNGSQFFITTDPTPWLQGKHSIFGEVADDASRQVVDAIAQVPTGAGDRPVEPVVIESIDIAQV; encoded by the coding sequence ATGCCTCAGCACACCGCCGTCGCCACATTTCACACCAACCACGGCGACATCGTCGTCAACCTGTTCGGGGATCACGCGCCTCGCACCGTCCAGAACTTCGTCGGTCTCGCCGACGGCACCGGAGAGTGGACCGACCCGTCCACGGGTCAGCCCGGTTCCGGCCCCCTCTACAACGGGGTCATCTTCCACCGCATCATCCCCGGATTCATGATCCAGGGCGGCGACCCTCTCGGTCAGGGCGTCGGAGGTCCGGGCTACACCTTCAACGACGAGATCCACCCGGAGCTCACCTTCCAGAAGCCCTACCTGCTGGCCATGGCCAACGCCGGTCAGCGCCGCAACGCCATCACGGGCGCTGTGGAGGGCACGAACGGATCGCAGTTCTTCATCACGACCGACCCCACCCCGTGGCTGCAGGGCAAGCACTCGATCTTCGGCGAGGTCGCGGACGACGCGTCGCGTCAGGTCGTCGACGCCATCGCTCAGGTTCCGACCGGCGCGGGCGACCGGCCCGTCGAGCCCGTCGTGATCGAGTCGATCGACATCGCGCAGGTCTGA
- a CDS encoding DNA helicase: protein MSLSRKRKKELRKLQGHANKVWESQQVLVGEAADIAREAGRQLGNYNREHVVPAVREGYDRYAAPYVDRGVNISKHVLSDKVVPAAGALVGGALSVWDAAGDTRARIAAGRGIDLDPATYKKKAAKYGAKASKKLAKRLSVESPKKRGLGAGGVIALIFGVAAAAGVLYAAWQTLRADDELWVADDPLSAPDA, encoded by the coding sequence ATGAGCCTCAGCCGCAAGCGTAAGAAGGAGCTCCGGAAGCTCCAGGGCCACGCCAACAAGGTGTGGGAATCGCAGCAGGTGCTCGTCGGTGAAGCGGCGGACATCGCCCGCGAAGCCGGCCGCCAGCTCGGCAACTACAACCGCGAGCACGTGGTGCCCGCGGTGCGCGAAGGGTACGACCGCTACGCGGCTCCGTACGTGGACCGCGGCGTCAACATCTCGAAGCACGTGCTCAGCGACAAGGTCGTTCCGGCCGCCGGTGCGCTCGTGGGCGGCGCCCTGTCGGTGTGGGATGCGGCGGGCGACACCCGCGCGCGCATCGCTGCCGGGCGGGGCATCGACCTCGACCCCGCCACGTACAAGAAGAAGGCGGCCAAGTACGGCGCCAAGGCATCGAAGAAGCTGGCCAAGCGCCTCTCCGTCGAATCCCCGAAGAAGCGGGGGCTGGGCGCGGGCGGCGTGATCGCGCTCATCTTCGGTGTGGCCGCGGCCGCGGGCGTGCTCTACGCCGCCTGGCAGACGCTGCGTGCCGACGACGAGCTGTGGGTCGCGGACGACCCGCTGAGCGCGCCTGACGCGTGA
- a CDS encoding NUDIX hydrolase yields the protein MDMRVAAYAIITDDAGRILLAHWNEGRRSAWTLPGGGLEEGEDPERAVRREVREETGYRVAVDELLGIDSRVIPATKRLAETASALHTLRILYRAHITGGRLRNEVGGSTDQAAWFTPQEAAGLRRVRLVDIGRRMAGWEGPHPQL from the coding sequence ATGGATATGCGTGTCGCCGCCTACGCGATCATCACCGACGATGCCGGACGCATCCTGTTGGCCCATTGGAACGAGGGCCGTCGCAGCGCGTGGACGCTGCCGGGCGGAGGTCTCGAGGAGGGCGAGGACCCCGAGCGGGCCGTACGGCGCGAAGTGCGCGAGGAGACCGGCTATCGCGTGGCCGTCGACGAGCTCCTCGGCATCGATTCCCGCGTGATCCCGGCCACGAAGCGACTGGCAGAGACCGCATCAGCGCTGCACACGCTGCGCATCCTCTACCGCGCGCACATCACCGGCGGACGATTGCGCAACGAGGTGGGCGGGTCCACCGACCAGGCCGCGTGGTTCACCCCGCAGGAGGCCGCCGGTCTTCGGCGCGTGAGGCTCGTCGACATCGGACGCCGCATGGCCGGGTGGGAGGGCCCGCATCCTCAGCTGTGA
- a CDS encoding DUF3566 domain-containing protein, whose product MSTVADKLAKKSSSKTSAKQVRLRLVYVDFWSAVKLSFLAAVALAIVTVVSFLLVYLVVQTTGLIGQADEFFKSFSDGSLSLSQFVGLPQVMAFAAVVAILNLIVVTVLGAVIAGIYNLAVKVTGGLLVGFTSN is encoded by the coding sequence ATGAGCACGGTAGCCGACAAGCTCGCCAAGAAGTCGAGCAGCAAGACGAGCGCCAAGCAGGTTCGTCTCCGCCTCGTCTACGTCGACTTCTGGTCGGCGGTGAAGCTGTCGTTCCTGGCGGCGGTCGCTCTGGCGATCGTCACCGTCGTGTCGTTCCTGCTGGTCTACCTGGTCGTGCAGACGACGGGGCTCATCGGCCAGGCCGATGAGTTCTTCAAGTCGTTCTCGGACGGCTCGCTCTCGCTCAGCCAGTTCGTGGGGCTCCCGCAGGTCATGGCGTTCGCGGCCGTCGTCGCCATCCTGAACCTCATCGTCGTGACGGTTCTGGGCGCGGTCATCGCGGGGATCTACAACCTCGCGGTCAAGGTCACCGGCGGTCTGCTGGTGGGCTTCACCTCCAACTGA
- a CDS encoding aminoacyl-tRNA deacylase, giving the protein MREAASALGLSVEVRERPEARSLPEAAELLGISPVDIVKTLVVKRSDDTFLFALIPGDRAIAWPKLRQLVGVNKLKLPDADVALAATGYERGTIVPLGSTTAWPVFADESIRGRRIALGAGAHGFSLFVDADALLQALDATVADISQPL; this is encoded by the coding sequence GTGCGGGAAGCCGCATCCGCCCTCGGTCTTTCGGTGGAGGTGCGCGAGCGCCCCGAGGCGCGCAGCCTCCCCGAAGCCGCCGAGCTTCTGGGGATCTCGCCGGTCGACATCGTCAAGACGCTCGTCGTCAAGCGCAGTGACGACACGTTCCTGTTCGCCCTGATTCCGGGCGACCGGGCCATCGCCTGGCCGAAGCTCCGCCAGCTCGTGGGCGTCAACAAGCTCAAACTCCCGGATGCCGACGTCGCTCTGGCAGCCACCGGCTACGAGCGCGGCACGATCGTTCCTCTCGGCAGTACGACGGCCTGGCCCGTCTTCGCCGATGAGTCGATCCGTGGACGCCGTATCGCGCTCGGCGCGGGCGCCCACGGCTTCAGTCTGTTCGTCGACGCGGATGCCCTCCTGCAGGCGCTGGACGCCACCGTGGCGGATATCTCCCAGCCGCTCTGA